One Nostoc punctiforme PCC 73102 DNA window includes the following coding sequences:
- a CDS encoding VOC family protein yields the protein MSQTLFHLAFPVTDIAQTKAYYVDGLGCIPGRENHHALILNLYGHQLVAHVTKEPLIPQQTIYPRHFGLIFTQERDWQDLLERAQQKQLLFREETKNRFVGSPLEHRTFFLEDPFYNLMEFKYYRHPEAIFGSYEHMQIGDRT from the coding sequence ATGAGCCAAACTTTATTCCATCTTGCTTTCCCTGTGACTGACATTGCCCAAACAAAAGCATATTACGTGGATGGATTGGGCTGCATTCCTGGTCGTGAAAACCATCACGCGCTGATTCTAAATCTCTATGGTCATCAACTAGTGGCTCACGTAACAAAAGAACCCTTGATACCGCAACAAACTATATATCCCAGACACTTTGGGCTAATTTTTACCCAAGAACGTGACTGGCAAGACTTACTAGAAAGGGCACAACAAAAACAGCTACTTTTTCGTGAAGAAACCAAAAATCGCTTTGTCGGTTCTCCTCTTGAACATCGTACTTTCTTTCTAGAAGATCCTTTTTATAACCTTATGGAATTCAAGTATTATCGTCACCCAGAGGCGATTTTTGGAAGTTACGAACATATGCAAATTGGGGATAGGACTTAA
- a CDS encoding esterase/lipase family protein, with the protein MNTENQQRNPVLLVHGIDDRGAVFHKMTGYLGLQGWSVYSLDLVPNNGDVGLDKLAKQVADYVTATFAPEQELDLIGFSMGGIVSRYYIQRLGGINRIQRFITISSPHHGTVVAYGSQRPGCIQMRPDSIFLKDLNSDAVILEQLDFTSIWTPYDLMIVPANSSQMPVGSEVIVPVALHPWMLTDPRSLAAVKAALTEPIKLPFLKKASS; encoded by the coding sequence ATGAATACTGAAAATCAGCAGCGCAATCCTGTGCTATTGGTACATGGCATTGACGATAGGGGGGCGGTTTTTCATAAAATGACAGGTTACTTAGGATTACAGGGGTGGTCTGTATATTCTCTGGATCTGGTTCCTAATAATGGTGATGTGGGCCTTGATAAATTGGCAAAGCAGGTAGCCGATTATGTTACAGCCACCTTTGCACCAGAACAAGAGCTAGATTTAATAGGCTTTAGTATGGGAGGGATTGTCAGCCGTTACTATATCCAGCGACTGGGAGGAATTAACCGCATTCAGAGATTTATTACGATCTCTTCACCCCATCATGGAACTGTGGTTGCTTATGGTTCCCAGCGTCCTGGTTGTATACAAATGCGCCCCGACAGCATTTTTCTCAAGGATTTAAATTCTGATGCTGTAATATTGGAGCAATTAGATTTTACTTCGATCTGGACACCTTATGATTTGATGATTGTCCCAGCGAATAGTTCACAAATGCCAGTAGGAAGCGAAGTAATAGTACCAGTTGCCCTACACCCTTGGATGCTAACAGACCCAAGGAGTTTAGCAGCAGTCAAAGCAGCTTTAACAGAGCCTATTAAGCTGCCCTTCCTTAAAAAAGCATCCAGTTAG
- a CDS encoding serine/threonine protein kinase gives MTYCINPHCPKPVDPVNANNLICRNCGSEILLQGRYRVIKQLGQGGFGNTFEVEECGKTKVLKVLTDNNPKAIELFQQEARVLSQLNSAGIPKVEPDGYFTVLPKNSSLPLHCLAMEKIEGVNLEQWMEFRNYQRISEAQALNWLKQLVEILALVHAHQYFHRDIKPQNIMLQPNGQLVLIDFGAVRQVTTTILAGNSHTRIISQGYSPPEQQNGYSVQQSDFFALGRTFIFLLTGKEPQDQSIYDPLTNELHWRKSALNLSPLLADLIDHLMAPTVNQRPENTQVILQKLSEIEKALQMPRILWQQTTIQSNNGSKSAASSSSVATVSFGGAKSVNTLSSQTPKSQKLWQVFIGLGVGCFAVFTAALNLPNNKNPVSVSPEGNIPVAIPSSVPSPVTKVYEIPTNAQPQPTISPLTLPTSDKLEIEQAQIEEIEKEKLQAILKAEQERQAAIKKEAAATAETEQLEAVIRENEHQDALVAQKRQQADKDRQTKIKLEKAKQVYLQIKQRPKTTVITSNTRKLTPKQEVPKKQPKNAIGTKNDGANIPNPWESTYPIPKASDELEQVIREGNK, from the coding sequence ATGACCTATTGTATAAATCCCCATTGTCCAAAACCAGTTGACCCAGTGAATGCAAACAACCTTATTTGCCGTAACTGTGGGTCAGAAATACTGTTGCAAGGTCGCTATCGGGTAATCAAACAACTAGGACAAGGTGGCTTTGGTAACACTTTTGAAGTTGAAGAGTGTGGGAAAACGAAAGTTTTAAAAGTGCTAACTGACAATAACCCTAAAGCTATTGAACTGTTTCAGCAGGAAGCAAGGGTTTTGAGCCAGCTAAACAGTGCGGGTATTCCCAAGGTAGAACCAGATGGTTATTTTACTGTTTTACCTAAAAATAGCTCTCTACCATTGCACTGTTTAGCAATGGAGAAAATTGAAGGCGTAAATTTAGAGCAGTGGATGGAATTTCGTAATTATCAACGTATTTCTGAAGCTCAAGCTCTCAATTGGCTCAAACAACTTGTAGAAATTCTTGCTTTAGTACACGCTCATCAATATTTTCATCGTGATATTAAACCTCAAAATATCATGCTGCAACCAAATGGGCAGCTTGTCTTAATTGATTTTGGTGCAGTTCGACAAGTCACAACAACAATTTTGGCGGGAAATTCCCATACCAGAATTATTTCACAGGGTTATTCCCCACCAGAGCAACAAAACGGTTATTCAGTACAGCAGTCAGACTTTTTTGCATTGGGACGGACTTTTATTTTTCTGCTCACAGGTAAGGAACCCCAGGATCAATCTATTTACGATCCTCTCACGAACGAGTTGCACTGGCGAAAATCTGCACTCAATCTTTCTCCCCTTTTGGCAGATTTAATCGACCATTTAATGGCTCCTACTGTAAATCAGCGTCCTGAAAATACGCAAGTGATTTTGCAGAAATTGAGCGAAATTGAAAAAGCGTTACAAATGCCTAGAATACTATGGCAACAAACGACAATTCAATCAAACAATGGGTCTAAATCTGCTGCGTCATCTAGTTCTGTAGCTACTGTATCATTCGGTGGAGCTAAATCAGTCAATACACTTTCTAGCCAGACTCCGAAAAGTCAAAAACTTTGGCAAGTTTTCATCGGCTTAGGAGTTGGTTGTTTTGCGGTTTTTACTGCTGCTCTTAACCTACCAAACAATAAAAACCCGGTTTCTGTTTCTCCTGAAGGAAATATCCCAGTAGCTATTCCTAGTTCAGTTCCCTCACCAGTTACCAAAGTTTATGAAATCCCAACAAATGCTCAACCTCAACCCACAATAAGCCCTCTAACTTTGCCTACATCTGACAAACTAGAAATCGAACAAGCTCAAATAGAAGAGATAGAAAAAGAAAAACTTCAGGCTATTTTAAAAGCAGAGCAAGAGAGACAAGCGGCTATTAAAAAAGAAGCTGCTGCTACAGCAGAAACAGAGCAGCTAGAGGCGGTGATAAGAGAAAATGAACATCAAGATGCTTTAGTTGCACAAAAAAGGCAACAAGCCGATAAAGACCGACAGACAAAAATTAAACTTGAAAAGGCTAAACAGGTTTATTTGCAAATTAAGCAACGACCAAAAACAACTGTAATAACCTCAAATACACGGAAATTAACACCTAAACAAGAAGTTCCAAAAAAACAACCCAAAAACGCAATAGGTACAAAAAATGATGGGGCTAATATCCCTAATCCTTGGGAATCTACATATCCCATTCCTAAAGCTTCCGATGAATTAGAACAAGTAATAAGAGAAGGAAATAAATGA
- the asnS gene encoding asparagine--tRNA ligase: MVNRRIAEILRSGQPDESFQVQGWVRTKRESKGFAFIEVNDGSSLANLQVVINQDLPDYEAILKKLNTGAAVEATGVLVASLGKGQRIELKAESVKVYGEADPDTYPLQKKRHSFEFLRTIGHLRSRTNSFGAVFRVRNACSTAIHQFFQQRGFLWVHTPIITASDCEGAGELFSVTSLDLKNIPRTENQAVDYSQDFFAKPTYLTVSGQLEAEVMAMAFSNVYTFGPTFRAENSNTSRHLAEFWMVEPEMAFCDLEGDMDLAEAFLKHIFKYVLETCPEDMEFFNERIDKSVLATAENIINNQFERLTYTEAIKVLEKADVKFEYPVSWGLDLQSEHERYLAEQQFKKPVIVTDYPAQIKAFYMRLNDDEKTVRAMDILAPKIGEIVGGSQREERLEVLERRVLAQGLKPEELWWYLDLRRYGTVPHAGFGLGFERLVQFMTGMGNIRDVIPFPRTPQSAEF; encoded by the coding sequence ATGGTAAATCGACGGATTGCAGAAATATTGCGAAGTGGTCAACCTGACGAGTCCTTCCAAGTGCAAGGCTGGGTGCGGACGAAGCGTGAGTCCAAAGGGTTTGCTTTTATTGAAGTCAATGACGGCTCATCACTAGCTAATTTGCAAGTCGTCATCAATCAGGATTTGCCAGATTACGAAGCTATATTGAAAAAACTGAATACGGGTGCTGCTGTTGAGGCTACAGGGGTACTAGTGGCTTCCCTTGGTAAAGGACAACGGATTGAGTTGAAAGCCGAGTCAGTGAAAGTTTACGGCGAAGCTGATCCCGATACATATCCCCTGCAAAAGAAACGCCATTCCTTTGAGTTTCTGCGAACCATTGGACATTTGCGATCGCGGACTAATTCCTTTGGTGCAGTTTTTCGCGTCAGAAATGCTTGTTCGACAGCAATTCACCAATTTTTTCAACAAAGAGGCTTTTTGTGGGTACACACACCCATCATCACTGCTAGCGACTGCGAAGGCGCGGGTGAACTGTTTAGCGTTACCAGTTTAGATTTAAAGAATATTCCCCGCACAGAAAACCAAGCAGTAGATTACAGCCAAGACTTTTTTGCTAAACCCACATATTTAACAGTTAGCGGCCAGTTGGAAGCGGAAGTGATGGCAATGGCGTTTAGTAACGTCTACACCTTTGGTCCTACCTTTCGTGCAGAAAATTCCAACACCTCCCGCCACCTAGCAGAATTTTGGATGGTTGAGCCAGAAATGGCTTTTTGTGACTTAGAAGGCGATATGGATTTAGCTGAGGCGTTTCTCAAACACATTTTTAAATATGTGTTGGAAACTTGCCCAGAAGATATGGAATTTTTCAATGAACGTATTGATAAATCTGTATTGGCGACAGCCGAAAATATTATTAACAATCAGTTTGAACGGTTAACTTATACAGAAGCCATCAAAGTTTTAGAAAAAGCTGATGTTAAATTTGAATATCCTGTGAGTTGGGGTTTAGATTTACAATCAGAACACGAACGCTACCTAGCTGAGCAACAGTTTAAAAAGCCAGTAATTGTTACAGATTATCCAGCGCAAATCAAAGCTTTTTATATGCGCTTGAACGACGATGAAAAAACCGTCCGCGCAATGGATATTCTCGCACCCAAAATTGGCGAGATTGTAGGTGGTTCCCAGCGTGAAGAACGCCTAGAAGTTTTAGAACGCCGCGTGTTAGCGCAAGGATTAAAGCCAGAAGAATTGTGGTGGTATCTTGATTTACGTCGTTATGGTACTGTTCCCCACGCTGGTTTCGGACTGGGTTTTGAACGACTCGTGCAATTTATGACGGGTATGGGAAATATCCGCGATGTGATTCCTTTTCCGCGTACACCCCAAAGTGCTGAATTTTAG
- a CDS encoding DUF6439 family protein: protein MSQSTQLPKTSQLNELSTLELAQALMERLSISPNDWHRLKSNRNSRANEQVAAAIVYLLKNQPQEAQARLEQAIGWLDRSISAPPCPTHGK, encoded by the coding sequence ATGTCCCAATCTACCCAGCTGCCGAAAACCAGTCAACTGAATGAACTTAGTACTCTGGAACTAGCTCAAGCCCTCATGGAAAGACTGAGCATTTCCCCTAACGATTGGCATCGCCTCAAGTCTAACCGCAATTCCCGCGCTAATGAACAAGTGGCAGCAGCAATTGTGTATCTTTTAAAGAATCAGCCACAAGAAGCTCAAGCTAGATTAGAACAGGCAATTGGTTGGTTAGATCGCTCCATTTCCGCGCCTCCCTGTCCAACTCACGGCAAGTAG
- a CDS encoding ATP-binding protein codes for MITISLRPVARYWGTISFASTLYLCPILDLLLAEIPAKLQAELRLGLQEALVNAAKHGNNLDPSKTVVVRFSLIDNQYWWIISDQGSGFTPSSTIEEEPTDYLPPDESESGRGLCLLHQIFDQVEWNRKGTELRLCKQMETRRGLSLRR; via the coding sequence GTGATTACAATTTCACTCCGTCCAGTTGCACGTTATTGGGGCACTATTAGTTTTGCCTCAACCCTCTACCTTTGTCCAATATTAGATTTACTGTTGGCAGAAATTCCAGCCAAATTACAAGCAGAACTGCGGCTAGGACTTCAAGAAGCCCTAGTAAATGCAGCTAAACATGGCAATAATCTTGACCCAAGTAAAACAGTTGTAGTCCGTTTTTCCTTAATTGATAATCAATATTGGTGGATAATATCAGACCAGGGTAGTGGCTTTACTCCTTCATCTACTATTGAAGAAGAGCCAACAGACTATTTACCACCAGATGAATCAGAAAGTGGTCGTGGTTTATGTCTTCTCCACCAAATTTTTGATCAGGTAGAGTGGAACCGCAAAGGCACAGAATTAAGGCTTTGTAAACAAATGGAAACTCGCCGGGGATTATCTCTGCGACGCTAA
- the rlmD gene encoding 23S rRNA (uracil(1939)-C(5))-methyltransferase RlmD, whose protein sequence is MTKIIWQQGELIEVTIANLSDTGDGVGRADERVVFVPDTVPGDRAIVRLVHVKPKYAHGKLQELLEPSSHRIRPNCIVADKCGGCQWQHINYDYQLVAKQNQVIQAMERIGGFVQPPVNPVLAAPSALGYRNKSTYPLGTSATGQVQAGYYQKGSHQLINLNQCPVQDARLNPLLAEVKQDIQRQGWQIYDEQRHQGKIRHLGLRIGRHTGEMLLTLVVKDWNLSGIETQAQEWLKRYPQLVGVSLNRNSDRTNAIFGSEIRCIAGVPHLRENFAGLEFQVRPDTFFQVYTETAEALLQVIQSELNLQGHELLVDAYCGIGTLTLPLAKKVRIATGLEVQPAAVEQALLNAHCNGIDNVTFLVGAVEKLLPKMGTIPEVVILDPPRKGCDRAVIDTLRQLKPSRIVYVSCKVATLARDLKLLCQDGQYTITRVQPADFFPQTAHVEAAAFLVLSDLHKDSNSFKKTEI, encoded by the coding sequence ATGACTAAAATAATTTGGCAACAGGGTGAATTAATTGAAGTGACGATCGCTAACCTGAGTGATACAGGCGATGGTGTGGGACGCGCTGATGAGCGTGTAGTGTTTGTCCCAGATACTGTACCAGGCGATCGCGCCATTGTCCGCTTGGTTCATGTTAAACCAAAATACGCCCACGGGAAGCTCCAGGAGCTATTAGAGCCATCCTCCCACCGTATAAGACCCAATTGTATTGTGGCGGACAAATGCGGTGGTTGCCAGTGGCAGCATATTAATTATGACTACCAGCTAGTAGCCAAGCAAAATCAAGTTATCCAAGCAATGGAGCGCATTGGCGGTTTTGTCCAACCACCAGTAAATCCGGTACTCGCCGCCCCTTCTGCTTTGGGCTACCGTAATAAATCTACATATCCTTTGGGTACATCGGCAACAGGACAGGTACAAGCTGGTTACTACCAAAAAGGTAGTCACCAATTAATTAACTTAAATCAATGTCCAGTTCAAGATGCGCGATTAAATCCCTTACTTGCCGAAGTTAAGCAAGATATTCAACGACAAGGTTGGCAAATTTATGACGAACAGCGCCATCAGGGAAAAATTCGCCATCTGGGTTTACGCATTGGCCGACACACTGGAGAAATGTTGTTGACTTTGGTGGTGAAAGACTGGAATTTATCAGGAATTGAAACCCAAGCGCAGGAATGGTTAAAGCGTTATCCGCAGTTAGTGGGAGTGTCGCTCAATCGCAATAGCGATCGCACAAATGCTATATTCGGATCAGAAATTCGTTGCATCGCTGGAGTCCCCCACCTGCGTGAAAATTTTGCTGGACTGGAATTTCAAGTACGCCCAGATACATTTTTCCAAGTGTATACAGAAACAGCAGAGGCACTATTGCAGGTAATTCAATCAGAACTCAATCTTCAAGGGCATGAGTTGCTAGTTGATGCCTACTGTGGTATTGGAACTTTAACTTTACCCCTCGCCAAAAAAGTTCGTATTGCTACAGGATTAGAAGTGCAACCAGCAGCAGTAGAACAAGCTCTTTTGAATGCCCACTGTAACGGAATTGATAATGTGACTTTCCTTGTCGGGGCAGTAGAGAAATTGCTTCCAAAAATGGGCACAATACCAGAAGTAGTAATACTCGATCCGCCACGTAAGGGATGCGATCGCGCTGTCATAGACACTTTACGGCAACTGAAACCATCTCGGATAGTTTACGTCAGCTGTAAAGTAGCTACCCTCGCCCGTGACCTGAAATTACTTTGTCAAGACGGACAATATACCATCACACGGGTACAACCTGCTGATTTTTTTCCTCAAACTGCTCATGTTGAAGCTGCCGCCTTTCTTGTGCTATCAGATTTGCACAAGGATAGTAATTCCTTTAAAAAAACTGAAATTTGA
- a CDS encoding allophycocyanin subunit alpha-B → MTVISQVILKADDELRYPSSGELKNIKDFLQTGVQRTRIAATLAENEKKIVQEATKQLWQKRPDFISPGGNAYGERQRSLCIRDFGWYLRLITYGVLAGDKEPIEKIGLIGVREMYNSLGVPVPGMVEAINSLKTASLGLLSAEDAAEAAPYFDYIIQAMS, encoded by the coding sequence ATGACTGTAATTAGCCAAGTTATTCTCAAAGCCGACGACGAACTGCGTTATCCCAGCAGTGGCGAACTTAAAAATATCAAAGACTTTTTGCAAACCGGCGTACAACGGACGCGGATTGCGGCTACCTTAGCCGAAAACGAAAAAAAGATAGTTCAGGAAGCAACCAAACAACTTTGGCAGAAGCGTCCTGACTTTATCTCTCCAGGAGGTAATGCTTACGGAGAACGCCAACGTTCTCTATGTATCCGTGACTTTGGCTGGTACTTACGTCTAATTACTTATGGTGTGCTTGCTGGCGACAAAGAGCCGATTGAAAAAATCGGTTTGATTGGTGTACGGGAAATGTACAATTCATTGGGCGTTCCCGTTCCTGGAATGGTAGAAGCGATCAATTCCCTCAAAACAGCCTCCCTTGGCTTATTGAGTGCGGAAGACGCTGCTGAAGCAGCACCCTACTTTGATTACATCATTCAAGCGATGTCTTAA
- a CDS encoding beta strand repeat-containing protein, producing MPRLTVPPNFIGTPGSDTLIGEQLNASPAIGIDILTGGFICTRSGNDTVKGTGTGRIGGIGGSIEGGNANGIANRGNLNTGNGKDAIAGIGNGGNGADGNTDGSTANGNGGTGTGISNISKINGGNGNDTISGTGTGGNGGFGSFLGGKGGTGTGISNSSNINAGDGNDTLIGTGTGGNGANGVGRPGGGGQGGTGTGIANSGSINAGNGNDTIAGTGTGGNGGFGRVSGRSGDGTGISNSGQLHTGDGEDTIVGIGTGRQSGSGSLGGTPGGTGTGIANSGSINAGNGNDMIVGTGTGGIGGTGPNSGNGGIGIGIANSNSLNGGDGQDTIVGTAIGGIGAEGFPNTGDGGTATGIVNTGSLNGGNGKDTIAGIGTGGMGGDKFFFGEGGTGTGIVNSGSLNAGNENDTITGTGAGGNGGASIDGLTESAGGKGGTGIGIANTGKLDTENGEDTIIGTGIGGKGGIAPGGIGDVGTGTGIQNTKDGTITTEWGNDKITGDGNSSGTNSTAYGIVNDGIIDTGNGSDKLTGQATATIGGTAYGIYGEGIIKTGNGNDQIIATSILDGVQQKVTIGGGINIALGAGNDYLKGFGAATVDGGDGFDTLDLSAFNRSELFVSRVISGTTLNANITFNSNGNSISLSTTGFEKFIFADRSFCYSSLANEA from the coding sequence GTGCCTAGACTTACCGTTCCACCCAATTTCATCGGCACCCCCGGTTCTGACACTCTGATCGGAGAACAATTAAATGCATCTCCAGCAATAGGTATTGATATTTTAACTGGAGGTTTCATTTGTACGCGCTCAGGGAATGACACCGTTAAGGGCACGGGTACTGGTCGCATCGGCGGCATCGGCGGCTCCATTGAGGGTGGGAATGCCAATGGCATCGCTAACCGTGGCAATCTGAATACAGGAAATGGAAAAGACGCGATCGCAGGCATCGGTAACGGTGGCAACGGCGCCGACGGCAACACCGACGGCAGCACCGCTAACGGCAATGGCGGAACTGGGACTGGCATCAGCAATATTAGCAAAATTAATGGAGGGAACGGAAATGACACGATCAGCGGCACTGGAACTGGCGGCAACGGTGGCTTCGGCAGCTTCCTCGGTGGCAAGGGCGGAACTGGGACTGGCATCAGCAACAGTAGCAATATTAATGCAGGAGATGGAAATGACACACTCATCGGCACTGGAACTGGCGGTAACGGCGCGAATGGAGTAGGTCGACCTGGAGGCGGCGGTCAGGGCGGAACTGGGACTGGTATCGCTAACAGTGGCAGTATTAATGCAGGGAACGGAAACGACACAATTGCCGGTACAGGTACTGGCGGCAATGGCGGCTTCGGCCGCGTATCGGGTAGGAGCGGAGATGGGACTGGCATCAGCAATAGTGGCCAACTCCATACCGGAGATGGAGAAGACACGATCGTCGGTATCGGTACTGGCCGCCAGAGCGGCTCGGGGAGCCTTGGCGGCACTCCTGGCGGAACCGGGACTGGTATCGCTAACAGTGGCAGTATTAATGCAGGGAACGGAAACGACATGATTGTCGGTACAGGTACTGGCGGCATCGGTGGCACCGGCCCCAACTCTGGCAATGGTGGTATTGGAATCGGTATTGCTAACAGCAACAGTCTGAATGGAGGGGATGGGCAAGACACGATCGTCGGTACAGCTATCGGCGGTATCGGGGCGGAGGGCTTTCCTAATACTGGCGACGGCGGTACTGCAACCGGCATCGTTAACACTGGTAGTCTGAATGGAGGGAACGGAAAAGACACGATCGCTGGTATCGGTACTGGCGGTATGGGTGGCGACAAGTTTTTCTTCGGTGAGGGCGGTACTGGAACAGGCATCGTTAATAGTGGTAGTCTGAATGCAGGTAACGAAAACGACACTATCACTGGCACTGGTGCTGGTGGTAATGGCGGGGCTAGCATAGATGGCCTTACTGAGAGCGCCGGTGGCAAAGGCGGTACTGGAATTGGGATTGCCAATACTGGCAAACTGGATACCGAAAACGGAGAGGACACAATTATCGGTACCGGCATTGGCGGCAAAGGCGGTATCGCTCCTGGTGGGATCGGCGATGTAGGTACTGGAACTGGCATTCAAAACACTAAAGACGGCACCATCACTACAGAGTGGGGCAATGACAAGATTACTGGTGATGGCAACAGTTCTGGAACAAACTCCACCGCCTATGGCATCGTCAACGATGGAATAATTGATACTGGCAATGGTTCTGACAAGCTTACCGGACAGGCGACAGCAACAATTGGTGGTACTGCCTATGGTATTTATGGAGAAGGAATCATCAAGACTGGTAACGGCAATGACCAAATTATCGCCACCAGCATCCTAGATGGAGTTCAACAAAAAGTCACCATCGGTGGCGGAATCAACATTGCTCTAGGCGCTGGGAATGACTACTTGAAAGGATTTGGTGCTGCAACTGTTGATGGCGGAGATGGTTTTGACACCCTCGATCTCAGCGCTTTCAATCGCTCTGAACTCTTTGTATCTAGGGTTATTTCGGGCACTACCCTTAATGCCAATATCACTTTCAACAGCAATGGAAACTCCATTAGCTTGTCTACGACAGGCTTTGAGAAATTTATCTTTGCAGATAGGTCTTTCTGCTACAGCAGTTTAGCAAACGAGGCATAG